One genomic segment of Natronospira proteinivora includes these proteins:
- a CDS encoding (Fe-S)-binding protein has translation MTMVKPNPDGNTPSHRPPEADKRWEFPLADADQCVKCALCLPHCPTYRETRDENESPRGRIALMQGLARDELTASDRLATHLDRCLGCRNCEPVCPANVPYGRLIDSGRRLLAEKGRRIRPTERMANVVLTRPSLLWMVSRLGWIYQASGMKWLAERSILHFFPKLNRLSRLLPPTRWRRQGVPKTAGRQDRGSVQLFLGCVADELDPGVSRSAKQLLEAAGYAVSIPSAQGCCGAPAQHGGQASQSRRLAQRNLAAFNDKLPVIATASGCTATLQEYAEIEGSEDHHRFQQQVWDICQFLDGRVDGLSFEALPSRAVLYLPCSQRNVVGGSSAIIHLLKRIPELDIITPETKGECCGAAGSYLVRQPELSDQLGRRAAEGIEAQKPDLLLTTNIGCKLQLRAQLKVRGLDCEILHPVELLARQLAI, from the coding sequence ATGACCATGGTAAAACCCAACCCGGATGGAAATACACCCAGTCACCGGCCACCAGAAGCGGATAAACGGTGGGAATTCCCGCTGGCCGACGCCGATCAATGCGTCAAATGCGCACTTTGCCTGCCCCACTGCCCCACTTATCGGGAAACCCGCGATGAAAACGAGTCTCCCCGGGGCCGTATTGCCCTGATGCAGGGCCTGGCGCGTGATGAACTGACCGCCAGCGACCGCTTGGCGACCCACCTGGACCGCTGTCTCGGTTGTCGTAATTGTGAGCCTGTTTGTCCGGCCAATGTTCCCTACGGACGCCTGATCGATTCCGGCCGACGGCTTCTGGCCGAGAAGGGACGCCGGATCCGCCCCACGGAACGAATGGCCAATGTGGTACTGACCCGCCCTAGTCTGCTCTGGATGGTCAGCCGCCTGGGCTGGATTTATCAAGCTTCGGGCATGAAATGGCTGGCGGAGCGGTCGATCTTGCACTTCTTTCCAAAACTGAACCGCCTGAGTCGCCTGCTGCCGCCGACCCGCTGGCGGAGACAAGGGGTTCCCAAGACGGCCGGCCGCCAGGACAGAGGGTCGGTACAACTCTTTCTCGGCTGCGTGGCCGATGAACTGGATCCCGGTGTCAGCCGCTCCGCCAAACAGCTACTGGAGGCTGCAGGCTACGCCGTCTCAATTCCCTCGGCCCAGGGCTGCTGTGGTGCCCCCGCCCAGCATGGCGGACAAGCCAGCCAGTCCCGCCGGCTGGCCCAGCGGAACCTGGCTGCCTTCAATGACAAACTGCCGGTGATTGCCACGGCCTCGGGCTGTACCGCCACCTTGCAGGAGTACGCCGAAATTGAGGGCAGTGAAGATCATCACCGCTTTCAACAACAGGTCTGGGATATCTGTCAGTTTCTGGATGGTCGAGTGGATGGCCTCTCGTTTGAGGCACTGCCCTCACGTGCCGTACTGTATCTGCCCTGTAGCCAGAGAAATGTGGTTGGCGGCAGTTCGGCCATAATCCATTTACTGAAACGAATCCCTGAGCTGGACATCATCACGCCTGAGACCAAGGGAGAATGCTGCGGTGCGGCCGGCAGCTATCTGGTCCGCCAGCCCGAACTCTCCGATCAACTGGGCCGGCGTGCAGCCGAGGGGATAGAGGCGCAGAAACCGGATCTCCTGCTGACCACCAATATCGGCTGCAAACTCCAATTGCGCGCCCAACTGAAGGTACGGGGCCTGGATTGTGAAATCCTTCATCCCGTGGAACTCCTTGCCCGACAGCTTGCGATATAA
- the crp gene encoding cAMP-activated global transcriptional regulator CRP has protein sequence MSRDNAPLLEPEDMDWFLSHCHVRRLPARKLIIHAGASPDSLYLIVEGSVTVLIEDEDGNEAVIAYLHEKEFLGEMGLFDAEATRSAFVRTRTECQIAEISYARFQRLCEEKPDILFAVGRQLARRLQKTTRRLGDLVFLDVTGRVAAALLEMSREPDALTHPDGIQIQLSRQELGRLVGCSREMAGRVLKSLEEQGLIQAHGKKIVVLGAGPDREAEGLASECGRP, from the coding sequence ATGAGCAGAGACAACGCGCCTTTGCTGGAACCGGAGGATATGGACTGGTTTTTGTCCCATTGCCATGTCCGGCGCCTCCCTGCGCGCAAGCTGATCATTCATGCAGGTGCCTCCCCGGATTCCCTCTATCTGATCGTGGAGGGGTCGGTCACCGTACTCATTGAAGATGAGGATGGTAATGAGGCCGTGATCGCCTATCTTCATGAAAAGGAATTTTTAGGCGAGATGGGGCTGTTTGACGCGGAAGCAACACGCAGTGCCTTTGTCCGAACCCGAACCGAGTGCCAGATTGCGGAAATCAGTTATGCCCGCTTCCAGCGCCTGTGTGAGGAAAAACCGGATATCCTGTTCGCGGTGGGACGACAACTGGCACGCCGCCTGCAAAAGACCACGCGCCGCCTGGGTGATCTGGTATTTCTGGATGTCACTGGCCGGGTAGCAGCGGCATTGCTGGAGATGAGCCGCGAACCGGATGCCCTGACCCACCCGGACGGCATTCAGATCCAGCTAAGCCGTCAGGAATTGGGGCGACTGGTGGGCTGCTCCCGTGAAATGGCAGGGCGCGTACTCAAGTCCCTGGAAGAACAGGGCCTGATCCAGGCCCACGGCAAAAAGATCGTTGTGTTGGGCGCCGGCCCTGACCGGGAAGCGGAAGGGCTGGCTTCGGAATGTGGTCGCCCCTGA
- the coq7 gene encoding 2-polyprenyl-3-methyl-6-methoxy-1,4-benzoquinone monooxygenase — protein sequence MTQRQLTPLDQWISGMDRGLRTLFSGQTRSARPSPADDHPDNDLSDEEQRHVAGLMRVNHAGEVAAQALYQSQALTARNPAVTERMQEAADEEIDHLAWCAARLEELGDGPSHLTPFWYAGAFTIGTVAGTFGDRWNLGFVAETEAQVCHHLEDHLGRLPAHDQRSRAVLTQMQQEEEEHRQNALEEGGSELPAPVKGMMWAVSRVMTTLAYRI from the coding sequence ATGACACAACGACAGCTCACCCCTCTCGACCAATGGATCAGCGGCATGGACCGGGGCCTGCGGACCCTGTTCTCCGGACAAACTCGCAGCGCCCGCCCCAGTCCTGCCGACGATCACCCGGACAACGACCTCAGCGATGAGGAACAACGCCATGTGGCCGGTCTCATGCGGGTCAATCATGCCGGTGAGGTGGCCGCCCAGGCCCTTTACCAGTCACAGGCACTGACGGCCCGCAACCCGGCGGTGACAGAACGCATGCAGGAAGCGGCCGACGAGGAAATCGATCATCTGGCCTGGTGCGCAGCTCGACTGGAAGAGCTGGGGGATGGCCCCAGCCATCTCACCCCTTTCTGGTATGCCGGGGCCTTCACCATCGGCACCGTGGCCGGCACCTTTGGTGATCGCTGGAATCTGGGTTTCGTGGCTGAAACCGAGGCACAGGTCTGCCATCACCTGGAAGACCATCTGGGCCGGCTGCCAGCCCATGACCAGCGCAGCCGCGCGGTACTGACCCAGATGCAGCAGGAAGAAGAGGAACATCGTCAAAACGCCCTGGAGGAAGGCGGCAGCGAGCTGCCCGCGCCGGTCAAGGGCATGATGTGGGCCGTATCCCGAGTGATGACCACCCTGGCCTACCGAATCTGA
- a CDS encoding DUF481 domain-containing protein, with protein MSNHHLECPLRYLSACILLACSSPLLADSFSSDDHSIFGSVVDDAPDRSDVDMEEQFMEWGYGGRIEVGYQARSGNTDRTDLNSRLILGAEKGAWGHSFEARAVSATADEETAEERYYLATKSEYDVSERDYFFGAVNGEKDRIRNIDRQTTEALGYGRRLVATENTRLDAEVGLGARQVRFRDGTPNDSDRIIRLASDFSWDINSKASLSQDIRIESGLGDGDRTFGESITSFSAALVGELALNLSYTVRYVDDPALDLATRTDTITSVGLNYKF; from the coding sequence TTGTCCAATCATCATCTGGAGTGCCCGTTGCGCTACCTTTCAGCCTGCATTCTCCTTGCCTGTTCCTCCCCCCTGTTGGCCGACAGCTTTTCCTCGGACGACCACAGTATTTTCGGCAGTGTCGTCGATGATGCCCCGGACCGTTCCGATGTGGATATGGAAGAGCAGTTCATGGAGTGGGGCTATGGGGGACGCATCGAGGTGGGGTATCAGGCGCGGAGTGGCAACACGGATCGGACCGATTTGAATTCCCGATTGATATTGGGAGCAGAGAAAGGGGCCTGGGGCCATTCTTTCGAGGCACGCGCCGTATCGGCCACCGCCGATGAGGAAACTGCGGAAGAACGCTATTACCTCGCCACCAAAAGCGAGTACGACGTTTCCGAACGGGATTACTTCTTCGGTGCCGTCAACGGTGAAAAGGATCGAATCCGGAACATCGATCGTCAGACCACCGAGGCCCTTGGTTACGGTCGTCGTTTAGTGGCTACAGAGAATACGCGCCTGGACGCGGAAGTAGGTCTGGGTGCCCGTCAGGTGAGGTTTCGTGATGGCACCCCCAATGACAGTGATCGCATTATCCGATTGGCGTCGGATTTTAGTTGGGATATCAATAGCAAAGCCAGTCTGAGTCAAGATATTCGTATTGAGTCGGGTCTCGGTGATGGTGATCGAACCTTTGGTGAATCCATTACCTCCTTCTCGGCCGCTTTGGTGGGTGAGTTGGCGCTGAATCTGTCCTATACCGTCCGTTATGTGGATGATCCGGCCCTGGATCTAGCCACTCGCACCGATACCATCACCAGCGTCGGTCTCAATTACAAGTTCTAA
- the trpD gene encoding anthranilate phosphoribosyltransferase, producing MDIKLAIAAVIDGEDLSSEEMGAVMRQIMQGEATPAQIGGFLTALRAKGETVPEIAGAARVMREFASKVDVDTAGLVDTAGTGGDGRGLFNVSTAACFVIAAAGGRVAKHGNRSLSSSSGSADVLESLGVRIDMSPEESGACIDAIRIGFLFAPAHHAATRHAAGPRKELGTRTLFNLLGPLTNPAAAPNQIMGVYAPEWVEPIAHVFKDLGSRHVLVFHSDDGLDEISIGAPTMLAELKEGEVRQQRVSPEDFGMARAPVDALAVSGPEESARLIAGVLNGEAGAAADMVALNAGAGIYVCGQAQSLADGVARARQLLADGCAHQVLTALQARSRS from the coding sequence ATGGATATCAAGCTGGCGATCGCTGCGGTGATTGATGGAGAAGATCTCTCCAGCGAGGAGATGGGTGCGGTTATGCGCCAGATCATGCAGGGCGAGGCTACCCCGGCACAGATCGGTGGCTTTCTCACGGCCCTGCGGGCCAAGGGCGAGACGGTACCGGAGATTGCCGGTGCCGCCCGGGTCATGAGGGAGTTCGCCAGCAAGGTCGACGTGGACACCGCAGGCCTGGTGGATACCGCCGGTACCGGGGGTGACGGGCGTGGTTTGTTTAACGTTTCCACTGCCGCCTGTTTCGTGATTGCCGCAGCCGGGGGCCGGGTGGCGAAACATGGCAATCGCTCCCTGTCCAGCAGCTCCGGCAGTGCGGATGTACTGGAAAGCCTGGGGGTGCGCATCGACATGAGTCCGGAAGAAAGCGGTGCCTGTATTGATGCCATCCGCATCGGCTTTCTCTTTGCACCAGCCCATCACGCTGCTACCCGTCATGCCGCCGGGCCCCGCAAGGAATTGGGCACACGAACTCTGTTCAATCTGCTGGGGCCCCTGACCAATCCGGCGGCTGCGCCCAATCAGATCATGGGGGTGTATGCCCCGGAGTGGGTGGAGCCCATCGCCCATGTTTTCAAGGATCTGGGCAGTCGCCATGTCCTGGTGTTTCATTCCGACGATGGCCTGGATGAGATCAGTATTGGCGCCCCCACCATGCTGGCTGAGCTGAAAGAGGGAGAGGTTCGTCAACAACGGGTCAGCCCGGAAGATTTCGGCATGGCGCGGGCGCCGGTGGATGCTCTGGCGGTCTCCGGGCCGGAGGAGAGCGCCCGATTGATTGCCGGCGTCTTGAACGGGGAGGCGGGCGCGGCGGCGGATATGGTCGCTCTTAACGCCGGCGCCGGTATCTACGTCTGTGGTCAGGCTCAGAGTCTGGCGGACGGGGTGGCACGGGCCCGACAGCTTCTGGCGGACGGTTGTGCCCATCAAGTACTGACGGCCTTGCAAGCAAGGAGCCGTTCATGA
- the trpE gene encoding anthranilate synthase component I: MDQSQFQVLARQGHNRIPVYREILADLETPLSTYLKLAHGKGPGTYLFESVQGGERWGRYSIIGLPARERLEVDQGRLRHYRDQQLLSDEASADPLDDIAQWQAGFSAPRLSQLPRFTGGLVGYFGYDTIRYIEPRLADRTQPDESGSPDIQLWLSEEVLVFDNLRGRLFLIVNVDPDSVDAWSRAQQRLDELGEQLYQPSPRRPVPNGRPLPAPEPRFPKADFLKAVETVRDYVRAGDAMQVVLSQRLSLPWEGDALDIYRALRCFNPSPYMYYMDLGDAEIAGSSPEILVRLEDEYLTVRPIAGTRPRGKTLAEDAALEEALLADPKELAEHLMLIDLGRNDLGRISQAGSVRLTDRMIVERYSHVMHIVSSVTGKLQSGLGAMDALKACFPAGTVSGAPKVRAMEIIDELEPVRRGIYSGAIGYLGWQGDMDTAIAIRTALLKDGRLDVQAGAGIVHDSVPEKEWEETLNKGKALIRAAELARKGLHRGDLF, encoded by the coding sequence ATGGATCAGTCACAATTTCAGGTACTCGCCCGCCAGGGTCATAACCGCATCCCGGTCTACCGGGAGATCCTCGCCGACCTGGAAACCCCGCTCAGTACCTATCTCAAGCTGGCCCATGGCAAGGGGCCGGGAACCTATCTGTTTGAATCCGTTCAGGGGGGTGAGCGCTGGGGGCGTTATTCCATTATCGGTTTGCCTGCCCGTGAACGGCTGGAGGTGGACCAGGGTCGCTTGCGCCATTACCGGGACCAGCAGTTGCTCAGTGATGAAGCCAGTGCCGATCCCCTGGACGATATTGCCCAGTGGCAGGCGGGGTTCTCCGCCCCGCGCCTGTCCCAATTGCCCCGTTTCACAGGCGGCCTGGTGGGCTACTTCGGCTATGACACCATCCGCTATATCGAGCCCAGGCTGGCGGATCGAACACAGCCCGACGAGAGTGGTTCGCCGGATATTCAGCTATGGTTGTCGGAGGAGGTGCTGGTCTTCGATAACCTGCGCGGACGCCTGTTTCTGATCGTCAATGTGGATCCGGACAGCGTGGATGCCTGGTCCCGGGCCCAGCAGCGCCTGGACGAATTGGGCGAGCAACTGTATCAGCCTAGCCCCCGCCGGCCCGTACCCAATGGACGCCCACTCCCGGCCCCCGAACCCCGTTTCCCGAAAGCCGATTTCCTCAAGGCCGTGGAAACCGTGCGGGACTATGTCCGGGCCGGCGATGCCATGCAGGTGGTGCTGTCCCAGCGCCTGTCCCTGCCCTGGGAAGGGGATGCCCTGGATATTTATCGCGCCCTGCGCTGTTTCAATCCCTCTCCCTACATGTATTACATGGATCTGGGGGATGCCGAGATCGCCGGCTCTTCCCCGGAAATCCTGGTCCGGCTGGAAGATGAATACCTTACCGTGCGACCCATCGCCGGAACCCGGCCCCGGGGCAAGACCCTGGCCGAGGACGCGGCTCTGGAAGAGGCCTTGCTGGCCGATCCCAAGGAGTTGGCCGAGCATCTGATGCTGATTGACCTGGGGCGCAATGATCTGGGCCGGATCAGCCAGGCGGGCAGTGTGCGGCTCACCGACCGGATGATTGTGGAGCGCTATTCCCATGTGATGCATATCGTTTCCTCGGTTACCGGCAAGCTGCAATCCGGTCTGGGGGCCATGGATGCCTTAAAGGCTTGTTTCCCGGCGGGCACGGTGAGTGGTGCGCCCAAGGTGCGGGCCATGGAGATCATTGATGAGCTGGAACCAGTACGGCGGGGCATCTACTCCGGGGCCATCGGCTATCTGGGTTGGCAGGGGGATATGGATACCGCCATCGCCATTCGCACGGCCCTGTTGAAGGACGGTCGGCTGGATGTGCAGGCCGGGGCCGGCATTGTTCATGATTCGGTGCCGGAGAAGGAATGGGAAGAAACCCTGAACAAGGGCAAGGCGCTGATTCGCGCCGCTGAACTGGCCCGCAAGGGCCTGCATCGCGGTGATTTGTTTTAG
- the rplM gene encoding 50S ribosomal protein L13 produces MKTFSAKPETVKRDWFVVDAEGKTLGRLCTEIARRLRGKHKPEYTPHVDTGDYIVVVNAEKVRVSGRKAEDKQYFWHTGYIGHMKSRSFSEMIDLHPERVIELAVKGMLPKGPLGRQMYRKLKVYAGSDHDHAAQQPQPLEV; encoded by the coding sequence ATGAAGACCTTTTCCGCCAAGCCGGAGACCGTGAAGCGTGACTGGTTCGTGGTTGACGCCGAAGGCAAAACCCTCGGCCGTCTCTGCACCGAGATCGCCCGCCGTCTCCGCGGCAAGCACAAGCCGGAATACACACCTCATGTGGACACCGGTGATTACATCGTAGTGGTCAACGCCGAGAAGGTGCGTGTCAGCGGTCGCAAGGCCGAAGACAAGCAATACTTCTGGCACACCGGCTATATTGGCCACATGAAGAGCCGTTCTTTCTCCGAGATGATTGATCTTCATCCGGAGCGTGTGATCGAGCTGGCGGTCAAGGGTATGTTGCCCAAGGGCCCCCTGGGTCGCCAGATGTATCGGAAGCTCAAGGTCTATGCCGGCTCCGATCATGATCACGCCGCCCAGCAGCCCCAGCCGCTGGAAGTCTGA
- a CDS encoding anthranilate synthase component II → MVLMIDNYDSFTYNLVQYLLELGVEVVVYRNDEITVEEAVALAPDHIVISPGPCTPNEAGISMALIERVAGRIPVLGVCLGHQAIGQVFGGRVVHARDVMHGKTSMMHHTDKGVFRDLDNPFEATRYHSLIVAGEDLPDCLEVTAWTQTEDGERDEIMGFRHRELAVEGVQFHPESILTQHGHQMLRNFLEAYK, encoded by the coding sequence ATGGTCTTGATGATCGATAACTATGATTCCTTCACCTACAACCTGGTTCAGTACCTGTTGGAGCTGGGTGTGGAGGTGGTGGTGTATCGCAATGATGAAATCACGGTGGAAGAAGCCGTGGCCCTGGCGCCGGACCATATCGTGATTTCCCCCGGCCCTTGCACGCCCAATGAGGCCGGGATTTCCATGGCACTGATTGAGCGGGTTGCAGGCCGGATTCCGGTGCTGGGGGTGTGTCTCGGCCATCAGGCCATCGGCCAGGTCTTTGGCGGCCGGGTGGTCCATGCCCGGGATGTGATGCACGGCAAGACCTCCATGATGCATCACACCGACAAGGGCGTATTCCGTGATCTGGACAACCCTTTTGAAGCGACCCGATATCACTCCTTGATTGTGGCCGGCGAGGATTTGCCGGACTGCCTGGAAGTGACGGCCTGGACCCAGACCGAAGACGGTGAACGGGATGAAATCATGGGTTTCCGTCATCGGGAGCTGGCGGTGGAAGGGGTGCAGTTCCATCCCGAGTCCATCCTGACTCAGCACGGGCACCAGATGCTGCGGAATTTCCTTGAAGCTTATAAATAA
- a CDS encoding (2Fe-2S) ferredoxin domain-containing protein translates to MSGMFQRHAFFCTNQRQDGRACCQDHGAMELRKYAQKRLREAAVNGPGGVRANAAGCLDRCSEGPVLVVYPEGVWYTYLSQDDVDRIVDEHLIGGHIVEDLRI, encoded by the coding sequence ATGAGCGGTATGTTTCAGCGACACGCCTTCTTTTGCACCAATCAGCGCCAGGATGGTCGGGCCTGTTGCCAGGACCATGGCGCCATGGAACTGAGAAAATATGCCCAGAAACGGCTCCGAGAGGCCGCCGTTAACGGGCCCGGTGGCGTCCGGGCCAATGCCGCCGGTTGTCTGGATCGCTGCTCCGAGGGGCCGGTGCTGGTGGTCTACCCGGAGGGTGTCTGGTATACCTATCTCTCCCAGGACGATGTGGACCGCATCGTGGATGAGCACCTGATCGGCGGCCATATCGTGGAGGATCTGCGGATCTGA
- the trpC gene encoding indole-3-glycerol phosphate synthase TrpC encodes MSRSDILQRIVARKREEIAESKQQFTIPALEAMAAEQTPPRGFARAMQARVAAGEAAVIAEIKKASPSKGVLREVFEPAAIARDYAEHGATSLSVLTDKDFFQGDPKYLRQARQACDLPVLRKDFMIDPWQIVESRAMGADCILLIAAILDDGQMAELSRAAQDYGLDVLVEVHNGEELDRALALDTTLLGINNRDLRHFETHLETTLDLLPLIPEGRLVVSESGIHATSDVARLREAGVLAYLVGEAFMRAEFPGRALAELIRRPDSTLG; translated from the coding sequence ATGAGTCGCTCGGATATCTTGCAGCGCATCGTGGCCCGAAAGCGGGAAGAGATTGCCGAGAGCAAGCAGCAGTTCACGATCCCGGCGCTTGAAGCCATGGCAGCGGAGCAAACACCCCCGAGAGGGTTTGCAAGGGCCATGCAGGCACGGGTGGCCGCTGGTGAGGCGGCCGTGATTGCCGAAATCAAGAAGGCCTCACCCAGCAAGGGGGTATTACGGGAGGTTTTTGAGCCGGCCGCGATTGCCCGTGATTATGCTGAGCATGGTGCGACCTCCCTGTCCGTGCTCACGGATAAGGATTTTTTCCAGGGTGATCCCAAATACCTGAGACAAGCCCGGCAGGCTTGTGACCTTCCGGTACTGCGCAAGGATTTCATGATTGATCCCTGGCAGATCGTGGAGAGCCGGGCCATGGGGGCCGATTGCATTCTATTGATAGCCGCGATTTTGGATGATGGGCAAATGGCCGAGCTGAGCAGGGCAGCGCAGGATTACGGCCTGGACGTGCTGGTGGAAGTGCATAATGGGGAAGAACTGGATCGCGCTCTGGCCCTGGATACGACCCTGCTGGGGATCAATAACCGCGACCTGCGGCACTTCGAGACCCACCTGGAGACCACCCTTGATCTATTACCACTAATTCCCGAGGGGCGTCTAGTGGTGAGCGAATCAGGCATCCATGCCACTTCGGATGTGGCCCGGCTCAGGGAAGCCGGTGTATTGGCCTACCTGGTGGGAGAGGCCTTCATGCGAGCTGAATTCCCAGGGCGGGCGCTGGCGGAACTGATTCGCAGGCCAGATTCAACGCTTGGCTGA
- the speD gene encoding adenosylmethionine decarboxylase, whose amino-acid sequence MEKLRLHGFNNLTKTLSFNIYDICYARTEKHRQEYIAYIDEAYNAERLTQILTDVSDIIGANILNIARQDYEPEGASVTILISEEPVTEAEAEALSREEPGPLPEAVVGHLDKSHITVHTYPESHPHEGISTFRADIDVSTCGRISPLKALNYLIHSFESDIVMCDYRVRGFTRDVDGEKHFIDHDITSIQNFLSNDTQDRYQMVDVNVYQENMFHTKMMLKDFELNDYLFGMGKRELSPNEAGRIEERVDREMQEIFYGRSMK is encoded by the coding sequence ATGGAAAAGCTGCGGCTGCACGGCTTTAATAATCTCACCAAGACCTTGAGCTTCAATATCTACGATATCTGTTATGCCCGGACGGAAAAGCACCGTCAGGAGTATATTGCTTATATCGACGAAGCCTATAACGCCGAACGCCTGACCCAGATTCTCACGGATGTCTCTGACATCATCGGCGCCAATATCCTGAACATTGCCCGCCAGGATTATGAGCCCGAGGGGGCCTCGGTGACCATTCTCATCTCAGAGGAACCAGTGACCGAAGCCGAGGCTGAAGCACTTTCCCGGGAAGAGCCGGGGCCATTGCCGGAGGCCGTGGTGGGGCATCTGGACAAGAGCCATATTACCGTCCATACCTATCCCGAAAGCCATCCCCATGAAGGGATCAGTACCTTCAGGGCGGACATCGATGTCTCCACATGCGGTCGTATCAGTCCACTAAAGGCGCTTAACTACCTTATACATTCCTTCGAATCAGACATCGTTATGTGTGATTATCGGGTGCGGGGCTTTACCCGGGATGTGGATGGTGAAAAGCACTTCATTGATCATGACATCACCTCCATCCAGAATTTCCTGTCGAACGATACACAGGACCGCTACCAGATGGTGGACGTGAATGTGTATCAGGAGAACATGTTCCACACCAAGATGATGCTCAAGGATTTCGAGCTCAATGATTATCTGTTTGGCATGGGCAAGCGCGAACTCAGTCCCAACGAGGCCGGGCGTATCGAGGAACGGGTGGATCGGGAAATGCAGGAGATCTTCTACGGGCGGAGCATGAAGTAG
- the gph gene encoding phosphoglycolate phosphatase (PGP is an essential enzyme in the glycolate salvage pathway in higher organisms (photorespiration in plants). Phosphoglycolate results from the oxidase activity of RubisCO in the Calvin cycle when concentrations of carbon dioxide are low relative to oxygen. This enzyme is a member of the Haloacid Dehalogenase (HAD) superfamily of aspartate-nucleophile hydrolase enzymes (PF00702).): MSRWCLDAAGHSYPADLVIFDLDGTLVDSVPDIAAAVDATAIAADLSPPGESQVRQWVGNGSRKLIERLLQAGFDRPPEKAELDDAHELFLAAYGSRLVQDSRLYPGVLPLLESLAEHRIPMACVSNKPEALTHGVLQGLSLDGFFSWVLGGDSLAQRKPAPEPLWAVMEQAGVPAANSVLLGDSEADVGAARAAGCSVLVVKYGYNQGFVGSDVQPDAFLNDLSELTLDETTMESDF, translated from the coding sequence GTGAGCCGCTGGTGTCTCGATGCCGCCGGGCACAGCTACCCGGCGGACCTGGTGATCTTTGATCTGGACGGCACGCTGGTGGATAGCGTGCCGGATATTGCCGCGGCGGTGGATGCCACCGCCATTGCGGCCGATCTCTCCCCACCCGGGGAGAGTCAGGTTCGCCAGTGGGTGGGCAATGGCTCGCGCAAGCTTATTGAGCGCCTGTTGCAGGCCGGCTTTGACAGGCCGCCCGAAAAGGCGGAACTGGATGATGCCCATGAGCTGTTTCTGGCGGCTTATGGTTCACGCCTGGTCCAGGACAGCCGGCTGTATCCGGGGGTATTGCCCCTGCTTGAGTCCCTGGCTGAGCACCGAATCCCCATGGCCTGTGTCAGCAACAAGCCCGAGGCCCTGACCCATGGGGTGCTCCAGGGCCTGTCACTGGATGGATTCTTCTCCTGGGTGCTGGGTGGCGACAGTCTGGCCCAGCGCAAACCGGCCCCTGAACCGCTCTGGGCGGTGATGGAGCAGGCCGGCGTTCCCGCTGCCAATAGCGTGTTGTTGGGGGATTCGGAAGCGGATGTGGGCGCGGCCCGGGCGGCGGGGTGTTCCGTTTTGGTCGTGAAGTATGGTTATAATCAGGGCTTCGTCGGTTCGGATGTGCAGCCGGATGCCTTCCTGAATGATCTTTCCGAGCTGACCTTGGACGAGACGACCATGGAGTCGGATTTTTGA